A genomic region of Micromonospora sp. NBRC 110009 contains the following coding sequences:
- a CDS encoding SDR family oxidoreductase — MPGTTIVTGAHLDGLGAAAAVRLAETGSDVALIFPDSATRADTMRRLTALPVRSLAIGADVTDADAVAAALQRVSSSLGDPGVLVTVVGPAAPGPLRELSDAAWDVSVELQLRGLFLMTRAVLDPMTRIGSGRVVTVTGADGAVRAGLVGFTRTTALELAPFGVTANLVTSTLGGSGDPEQVAALIPLLVGPAAAAVSGQMIDVGGGPAS, encoded by the coding sequence GTGCCAGGTACGACGATCGTGACGGGCGCCCACCTCGACGGCCTCGGCGCCGCCGCCGCCGTCCGGCTGGCGGAGACCGGCTCGGACGTCGCGCTGATCTTTCCCGACTCGGCCACCCGCGCGGACACGATGCGCCGACTCACCGCCCTGCCGGTGCGGTCGCTGGCGATCGGCGCGGACGTCACCGACGCGGACGCGGTGGCCGCGGCACTCCAGCGGGTGTCTTCGTCGCTGGGTGACCCCGGCGTGCTCGTCACCGTCGTCGGGCCGGCCGCGCCGGGGCCGCTGCGCGAGCTGTCCGACGCGGCGTGGGACGTGTCGGTCGAGCTGCAGTTGCGGGGCCTGTTCCTGATGACCAGAGCGGTGCTGGACCCGATGACCCGCATCGGGTCGGGCCGGGTCGTCACCGTCACCGGCGCGGACGGCGCCGTCCGCGCCGGGCTGGTCGGCTTCACCCGCACGACCGCGCTGGAACTGGCGCCGTTCGGCGTCACCGCGAACCTCGTCACGTCGACGCTCGGCGGCTCGGGCGACCCGGAGCAGGTGGCGGCGCTGATACCGCTCCTCGTCGGCCCGGCGGCCGCCGCCGTGTCGGGTCAGATGATCGACGTGGGGGGCGGCCCGGCATCGTGA
- a CDS encoding antibiotic biosynthesis monooxygenase family protein gives MIGQVQVVVHHLTDDPAAVRAAYEESSARMAGTPGLLGNELHQGITDPRSFAVVSRWAGWPDFAAWESSAGHRDQTAPLRPFRDHTRQRPFEVFRVTARHAAPARPEAG, from the coding sequence GTGATCGGCCAGGTCCAGGTCGTCGTCCACCACCTGACCGACGACCCGGCGGCCGTGCGGGCGGCGTACGAGGAGTCGAGCGCCCGCATGGCGGGCACCCCCGGGTTGCTCGGCAACGAGCTGCACCAGGGAATCACGGACCCGCGCAGCTTCGCCGTCGTGAGCCGCTGGGCCGGGTGGCCGGACTTCGCCGCGTGGGAGTCCAGCGCCGGGCACCGGGACCAGACCGCGCCGCTGCGGCCGTTCCGCGACCACACCCGGCAGCGCCCGTTCGAGGTCTTCCGGGTGACCGCGAGGCACGCGGCGCCCGCGCGGCCCGAGGCCGGGTGA
- a CDS encoding MbtH family protein produces MPHPFENEDGTYLVLLNDEHQYSLWPGSAPVPGGWRIVEGPASRAACLAHIERHWIDMRPKSLADTAAG; encoded by the coding sequence GTGCCCCACCCCTTCGAGAACGAGGACGGCACCTACCTGGTGCTGCTCAACGACGAGCACCAGTACTCGCTCTGGCCCGGGTCCGCCCCGGTCCCCGGCGGCTGGCGGATCGTGGAAGGCCCGGCGAGCCGGGCCGCCTGCCTCGCCCACATCGAGCGGCACTGGATCGACATGCGTCCGAAGAGCCTGGCCGACACGGCGGCCGGCTAG
- a CDS encoding SDR family NAD(P)-dependent oxidoreductase yields the protein MTGATHDTVDARTTRPVLDGRRVLVTGGTRGVGRAVVLTMARAGASVVSCYRQPGAAVDSLRAELGATSGDHGVVRADVRHDEDVRDLIDECRARLGGLDVVVNNVGAFAPKPYAELSRAEWNATVDGNLTSAHLVTQAALPLLSAGSSVINVGSTVTSIGMSGGAHYTAAKAALVGFTRSLARELGPAGIRVNVISPGRIDTEAMDELPPELAARQRALFASFNALGRLGGTAEVASVALFLASPAAGYVTGQNIHVDGCV from the coding sequence ATGACCGGGGCCACACACGACACCGTGGACGCGCGGACCACCCGGCCGGTGCTCGACGGCCGGCGGGTCCTGGTCACCGGTGGCACCCGGGGTGTGGGCCGGGCGGTCGTGCTGACGATGGCGCGGGCCGGCGCGAGCGTCGTCAGCTGTTACCGGCAGCCGGGCGCCGCCGTCGACAGCCTGCGCGCGGAGCTGGGCGCCACGTCCGGTGACCACGGGGTCGTCCGGGCCGACGTGCGGCACGACGAGGACGTGCGGGACCTGATCGACGAGTGCCGTGCCCGGCTCGGCGGCCTCGACGTCGTGGTGAACAACGTGGGCGCGTTCGCCCCGAAGCCGTACGCGGAGCTGAGCCGCGCGGAGTGGAACGCCACCGTCGACGGCAACCTGACGTCGGCCCACCTGGTCACGCAGGCGGCGCTGCCGCTGCTGTCCGCCGGCTCGTCGGTGATCAATGTGGGGTCGACGGTGACGTCGATCGGCATGAGCGGAGGCGCCCACTACACGGCGGCCAAGGCGGCGCTGGTCGGGTTCACCCGTTCGCTGGCCCGTGAACTGGGGCCGGCCGGGATCCGGGTCAACGTGATCTCCCCGGGCCGGATCGACACCGAGGCGATGGACGAGCTGCCGCCGGAGCTCGCGGCGCGCCAGCGCGCCCTGTTCGCGTCGTTCAACGCGCTCGGCCGGCTGGGCGGCACCGCGGAGGTCGCCAGCGTGGCGCTGTTCCTCGCGAGCCCGGCCGCCGGCTACGTCACCGGTCAGAACATCCACGTCGATGGCTGCGTGTGA
- a CDS encoding cytochrome P450 family protein — MTVPTATRPLFDPAFLRDPYPILAALRRDAAAHPVETPNGLRTWLVVRYDDARTLLNDPRLSKDMSVGHGLIPGNFVDEAKRAEFLRESGTRRQFPVELSRHMLDSDPPDHTRLRGLVGRAFTARRVAALRPRVAELVDQLLDVAEPGPEVELMAALAFPVPFTVICWLLGVPPADRQNFRTWSNLLVSGTGGDDVLDASQAMVDYLRHLIAAKRRDRADDLLGALVEASDGGDRLSEDELMAMAFLLLVAGHETTVNLIGNGTLALLTHPEERARVVADPSLWPAAIEEFLRFDGPVTNATWRFTTTEVRVGDVTIPEGEFVTICLGAAGRDPDRYDAPDVLDVTRPQSANLAFGHGIHHCLGAPLARMEAEIVLSRLFSRYPDLRLAVPTEDLRWRFSLMLRGLEQLPVLVR, encoded by the coding sequence ATGACCGTCCCCACGGCAACCCGGCCGCTGTTCGACCCGGCCTTCCTCCGCGACCCCTACCCGATCCTGGCCGCGCTGCGACGCGACGCCGCCGCCCACCCGGTGGAGACGCCGAACGGACTGCGCACCTGGCTCGTGGTGCGCTACGACGACGCGCGGACGCTGCTCAACGACCCCCGGCTGAGCAAGGACATGAGCGTCGGCCACGGGCTCATCCCCGGCAACTTCGTCGACGAGGCCAAGCGGGCGGAGTTCCTCCGGGAGTCCGGCACCCGGCGGCAGTTCCCCGTCGAGCTGAGCCGGCACATGCTGGACAGCGACCCGCCGGATCACACGCGGCTGCGCGGGCTCGTGGGCCGGGCGTTCACGGCCCGGCGCGTGGCGGCGCTGCGCCCCCGCGTGGCGGAACTGGTCGACCAGCTGCTCGACGTCGCCGAGCCCGGCCCGGAGGTGGAACTCATGGCGGCGCTCGCGTTCCCGGTGCCGTTCACGGTCATCTGCTGGCTGCTCGGCGTGCCGCCGGCCGACCGGCAGAACTTCCGCACCTGGTCCAACCTGCTGGTGTCCGGGACCGGCGGGGACGACGTCCTCGACGCCAGCCAGGCCATGGTGGACTACCTGCGCCACCTGATCGCCGCGAAGCGCCGCGACCGCGCCGACGACCTGCTGGGCGCGCTGGTCGAGGCCAGTGACGGCGGGGACCGGCTCAGCGAGGACGAGCTGATGGCGATGGCGTTCCTGTTGCTGGTCGCCGGCCACGAGACCACCGTCAACCTGATCGGCAACGGCACCCTCGCCCTGCTGACCCACCCGGAGGAGCGCGCCCGCGTCGTCGCGGACCCGTCGCTGTGGCCGGCCGCGATCGAGGAGTTTCTCCGCTTCGACGGCCCGGTCACCAACGCCACCTGGCGCTTCACCACCACCGAGGTGCGGGTCGGGGACGTCACCATCCCGGAGGGCGAGTTCGTCACCATCTGTCTCGGCGCGGCCGGGCGCGATCCGGACCGGTACGACGCGCCCGACGTACTCGACGTCACCCGGCCCCAGTCGGCGAACCTGGCCTTCGGTCACGGCATCCATCACTGTCTGGGCGCGCCGCTCGCCCGGATGGAGGCGGAGATCGTGCTGAGCCGGCTCTTCAGCCGCTACCCGGATCTCCGGCTGGCCGTACCCACGGAGGACCTGCGGTGGCGGTTCAGCCTGATGCTGCGGGGCCTGGAGCAGCTTCCCGTGCTGGTGCGCTGA
- a CDS encoding cytochrome P450: MTTRRMISPDELEEIDLADPRLHAEYELDEVWRYLRAERPFYWQSERGSQPGFWVITRHEDAMAVYKDKEHFTTEDGNALSSLLTNGDSAAGTMLAVTDGVRHAQIRNILMRAFSPRMLRDIGASVRQTVDKLLTEALSRDECDFAHDVAGSIPLGAICDLLAVPHSDRRYLLGLTAHAWSSDYADAPPADSWAAKNEILLYFSDLARSRHDSAHNDVVSLLANSQVDGERLDDAELMANCYGLMIGGDETGRHAITGSVLALMRHPDQWQALKRGEVDLGTAADEVLRWTVPSLHGGRMTTGDVVVNGQLIRTGEPVSVWIYSANRDERVFDDPDRFDLSRRPNKHLTFAFGSHYCLGAHLAKIEVEAVLDGLRRMVGGMTQTGPEQWIYSTILHGMHSLPVSLQPDRADVATAGAGSAGTRHPG; this comes from the coding sequence GTGACCACACGACGCATGATCTCCCCCGACGAGCTCGAGGAGATCGACCTCGCCGACCCACGGCTGCACGCCGAGTACGAGCTCGACGAGGTCTGGCGCTACCTGCGCGCCGAACGGCCGTTCTACTGGCAGTCGGAGCGCGGCAGCCAGCCGGGCTTCTGGGTGATCACCCGCCACGAGGACGCGATGGCGGTCTACAAGGACAAGGAGCACTTCACCACCGAGGACGGCAACGCGCTGAGCAGCCTCCTGACCAACGGCGACTCGGCCGCCGGGACGATGCTCGCGGTGACCGACGGCGTCCGGCACGCGCAGATCCGGAACATCCTCATGAGGGCCTTCTCGCCGCGCATGCTGCGTGACATCGGCGCGTCCGTGCGGCAGACGGTGGACAAGCTCCTCACCGAGGCCCTCAGCCGCGACGAGTGCGACTTCGCCCACGACGTAGCCGGCAGCATCCCGCTCGGCGCCATCTGCGACCTGCTCGCGGTCCCCCACTCGGACCGCAGGTACCTGCTCGGCCTGACGGCACACGCCTGGAGCTCGGACTACGCCGACGCACCGCCGGCGGACAGCTGGGCGGCGAAGAACGAGATCCTGCTGTACTTCTCGGACCTCGCCCGCAGCCGCCACGACAGCGCCCACAACGACGTGGTCAGCCTGCTGGCCAACAGCCAGGTCGACGGCGAGCGGCTCGACGACGCCGAGCTGATGGCCAACTGCTACGGCCTCATGATCGGCGGTGACGAGACCGGACGGCACGCGATCACCGGCAGCGTGCTGGCCCTCATGCGGCACCCCGACCAGTGGCAGGCCCTCAAACGCGGCGAGGTCGACCTCGGCACCGCCGCCGACGAGGTTCTGCGCTGGACGGTGCCGTCGCTGCACGGCGGCCGCATGACGACCGGCGACGTCGTGGTGAACGGCCAGCTGATCCGGACCGGTGAGCCGGTCAGCGTCTGGATCTACTCGGCGAACCGGGACGAGCGGGTGTTCGACGACCCGGACCGCTTCGACCTGTCCCGCAGGCCGAACAAGCACCTCACCTTCGCCTTCGGCTCGCACTACTGCCTCGGCGCCCACCTCGCGAAGATCGAGGTCGAGGCGGTCCTGGACGGTCTGCGCCGGATGGTCGGCGGCATGACGCAGACCGGCCCCGAGCAGTGGATCTACTCCACCATCCTGCACGGCATGCACTCGCTGCCGGTGTCCCTGCAACCTGACCGCGCGGACGTGGCCACGGCTGGCGCCGGCTCGGCCGGCACCCGGCACCCGGGGTGA
- a CDS encoding acetyl-CoA carboxylase biotin carboxylase subunit has product MFDTVLVANRGEIALRVVRTCREMGIRTVVVHSTADRDSAAVRAADDAVQIGPPAPRRSYLSVPAVVEAALAKGADAVHPGYGFLSEDPDFAEVCAENGLVFIGPPAEVMARVGDKAAARAEMAACGLPMLPGSAGTVDSIADAADLADRIGYPLIIKAVAGGGGRGMTVVRQRRDLIGAYRATRSTAQAVFGDGRVYLERYCDRARHVEVQIVADRFGNVQHLGERDCSVQRRHQKLVEEAPAPNLSESLRAEMAAAAVAGARGVGYVGAGTFEFVVSDDRFYFMEINCRIQVEHPVTEMVTGVDLVREQIRVAAGLPLSQRQTDLATRGVSLECRVNAEDPERGFVPTAGLLDEFLPPAGPFTRVDTHAFPGWRVTSDYDSLLAKVVVWAPDREQAIARMDRALAEFRVGGRGIRTTVPVLRQVLAEPRFAAGEHDTALIAHLRRPSAAVSAAPPDEETT; this is encoded by the coding sequence GTGTTCGACACCGTTCTGGTCGCCAACCGCGGCGAGATCGCGCTCCGTGTCGTCCGTACCTGCCGGGAGATGGGCATCCGCACCGTGGTGGTGCACTCGACGGCCGACCGGGACTCCGCCGCCGTCCGGGCCGCCGACGACGCGGTCCAGATCGGGCCGCCGGCGCCGCGGCGCAGCTACCTCTCGGTGCCGGCGGTCGTGGAGGCCGCCCTGGCGAAGGGCGCCGACGCCGTACACCCCGGCTACGGGTTCCTCTCCGAGGACCCGGACTTCGCGGAGGTGTGTGCCGAGAACGGCCTGGTCTTCATCGGGCCTCCGGCGGAGGTGATGGCGCGGGTCGGCGACAAGGCCGCCGCCCGCGCCGAGATGGCCGCCTGTGGACTGCCGATGCTGCCGGGCAGCGCCGGCACGGTCGATTCGATCGCGGACGCCGCCGACCTGGCGGACCGGATCGGCTACCCGTTGATCATCAAGGCCGTCGCCGGGGGCGGCGGTCGCGGCATGACGGTGGTCCGTCAACGCCGGGACCTCATCGGAGCGTACCGCGCCACCCGGTCCACCGCGCAGGCCGTCTTCGGCGACGGGCGGGTCTACCTGGAGCGGTACTGCGACCGGGCCCGGCACGTCGAGGTGCAGATCGTCGCCGATCGCTTCGGCAACGTCCAGCACCTCGGTGAACGGGACTGCTCGGTGCAGCGCCGGCACCAGAAGCTGGTCGAGGAGGCCCCGGCGCCGAACCTCTCCGAGTCGCTGCGCGCCGAGATGGCGGCGGCGGCGGTCGCCGGGGCCCGCGGCGTCGGGTACGTCGGTGCCGGCACGTTCGAGTTCGTGGTCTCCGACGACCGGTTCTACTTCATGGAGATCAACTGCCGGATCCAGGTGGAGCATCCCGTCACCGAGATGGTGACCGGGGTGGACCTCGTCCGGGAACAGATCCGGGTCGCCGCCGGTCTCCCGCTGTCCCAGCGACAGACCGACCTGGCGACCCGCGGCGTCTCCCTCGAGTGCCGGGTCAACGCGGAAGACCCGGAACGTGGGTTCGTGCCGACGGCGGGGCTGCTCGACGAGTTCCTGCCGCCGGCGGGCCCGTTCACCCGGGTCGACACACACGCCTTCCCAGGCTGGCGGGTGACCTCGGACTACGACAGCCTGCTGGCGAAGGTCGTCGTCTGGGCGCCGGACCGCGAACAGGCGATCGCCCGCATGGACCGGGCGCTGGCCGAGTTCCGGGTCGGCGGTCGCGGCATCCGCACCACCGTGCCGGTCCTGCGCCAGGTGCTCGCCGAACCGCGGTTCGCCGCCGGCGAGCACGACACCGCCCTGATCGCCCACCTCCGCCGACCGTCCGCGGCCGTCAGCGCCGCCCCTCCCGACGAGGAGACGACATGA
- the accB gene encoding acetyl-CoA carboxylase biotin carboxyl carrier protein: MTTDHSPGSVAAVPGDRTADDLEMLQEVSRTVAGLLRQAHQPPRRVAATVGTISIEMEWPAVAAGALPANGAAPPAPVVNGVAAPATTLNGTVAEPPPVHLDGAVRSPLVGTFYRAPEVGAAPFVSVGDVVEPGQQVGIVEAMKLMNPVEVDRRGRVVEILVADAEPVEYDQPLIVLGPVDGER; the protein is encoded by the coding sequence ATGACCACCGACCACTCGCCCGGATCGGTCGCCGCGGTCCCCGGCGACCGTACGGCGGACGACCTCGAGATGCTCCAGGAGGTCAGCCGGACCGTCGCCGGGCTGCTGCGGCAGGCGCACCAGCCGCCGCGGCGGGTGGCCGCGACCGTCGGCACGATCAGCATCGAGATGGAGTGGCCGGCCGTCGCGGCCGGGGCGCTGCCCGCCAACGGGGCGGCACCGCCGGCGCCCGTCGTCAACGGTGTGGCCGCTCCCGCCACGACCCTCAACGGCACCGTGGCCGAGCCACCACCGGTGCACCTCGACGGGGCGGTGCGCTCCCCGCTGGTCGGCACCTTCTACCGGGCGCCGGAGGTGGGCGCCGCGCCGTTCGTCTCGGTCGGTGACGTCGTCGAGCCGGGCCAGCAGGTGGGCATCGTGGAGGCGATGAAGCTGATGAACCCGGTCGAGGTGGACCGCCGCGGCCGGGTGGTGGAGATCCTGGTCGCCGACGCCGAGCCCGTCGAGTACGACCAGCCGCTCATCGTGCTGGGCCCAGTCGACGGGGAGAGGTGA
- a CDS encoding SRPBCC family protein has protein sequence MTARTDNSVVIDAPLDLVWSVTNDVASWPRLFSEYASAEILEERGDTVRFRLTLHPDEQGRVWSWVSERTTDRDNLSVSAHRVETGVFEFMNIRWTYEPVEGGVRMRWQQEFRMRPDAPLDDAAMTARLNRNTAEQQRLIKERVEAAARVATDARDVPVR, from the coding sequence ATGACGGCGCGCACCGACAACTCCGTCGTCATCGACGCACCGCTGGACCTGGTGTGGTCGGTGACCAACGACGTCGCGTCCTGGCCTCGCCTGTTCAGCGAGTACGCCTCCGCGGAGATCCTCGAGGAGCGCGGCGACACCGTCCGGTTCCGCCTCACCCTGCACCCCGACGAGCAGGGCCGGGTGTGGAGCTGGGTGTCCGAACGCACCACCGACCGCGACAACCTGTCCGTCTCGGCGCACCGGGTGGAGACCGGTGTCTTCGAGTTCATGAACATCCGCTGGACCTACGAGCCGGTCGAGGGCGGCGTCCGGATGCGCTGGCAGCAGGAGTTCCGGATGCGGCCGGACGCCCCGCTGGACGACGCGGCGATGACCGCGCGGCTCAACCGCAACACCGCCGAGCAGCAGCGGCTCATCAAGGAGAGGGTCGAGGCGGCCGCCCGCGTGGCCACCGACGCGCGAGACGTGCCGGTCCGATGA
- a CDS encoding antibiotic biosynthesis monooxygenase family protein: MAGSTPGHTFRVMLRMEIRPGMAGDFERVWREVGDSVTSHPANLGQWLSRGAEEEDIYYIVSDWVDERQFREFETSDRHLRHREKLHPYRSGGSMTTMHVVAHLDGAGASR, encoded by the coding sequence ATGGCGGGCTCCACGCCGGGGCACACGTTCCGGGTCATGCTGCGCATGGAGATCAGGCCGGGGATGGCCGGTGACTTCGAACGGGTGTGGCGTGAGGTCGGCGACTCGGTGACCAGCCACCCCGCCAACCTCGGGCAGTGGCTGTCGCGCGGCGCCGAGGAGGAGGACATCTACTACATCGTCAGCGACTGGGTGGACGAGCGGCAGTTCCGCGAGTTCGAGACGAGCGACCGGCACCTGCGGCACCGGGAGAAGCTGCACCCCTACCGCAGCGGCGGGTCGATGACGACGATGCACGTGGTCGCGCACCTCGACGGTGCCGGGGCGTCCCGGTGA
- the fabG gene encoding 3-oxoacyl-ACP reductase FabG, with protein sequence MDREQRLVAVVTGAGRGIGAATARRLSADGAAVAVVDRSVPGTHDTVGEIEAAGGRAIGVACDVAAADQVEAAFDRVVDAFGRVDVLVNNAGVIRDNLLFMMSEQDWDTVLRVHLRGTFLCVRAAQRHMARRGGGRIVNLSSIAARGNRGQANYSTAKAAVQGLTRTFAAELGPHGITVNAIAPGFIATPMTDETARRMGRDPDEFRHDTAARVPLRRVGSPDDIAGVVAFLAGPDAAYITGQTIHVDGGHP encoded by the coding sequence ATGGATCGGGAGCAACGCCTCGTCGCCGTCGTCACCGGCGCGGGACGAGGCATCGGCGCCGCCACCGCGCGCCGTCTGTCAGCAGACGGCGCCGCGGTGGCGGTCGTCGACCGCAGCGTGCCGGGGACCCACGACACGGTCGGCGAGATCGAGGCGGCGGGTGGCCGGGCGATCGGTGTCGCCTGTGACGTCGCCGCCGCCGACCAGGTGGAGGCGGCGTTCGACCGTGTGGTGGACGCGTTCGGCCGGGTCGACGTGCTGGTGAACAACGCCGGGGTCATCCGGGACAACCTGCTCTTCATGATGAGCGAGCAGGACTGGGACACGGTCCTGCGCGTGCACCTGCGCGGTACGTTCCTGTGCGTTCGCGCGGCGCAGCGGCACATGGCGCGGCGCGGCGGCGGCCGGATCGTCAACCTGAGCTCCATCGCGGCGCGGGGCAACCGTGGCCAGGCCAACTACTCGACGGCCAAGGCCGCGGTACAGGGCCTGACCCGCACCTTCGCCGCCGAACTCGGGCCGCACGGCATCACCGTCAACGCCATCGCGCCGGGTTTCATCGCCACCCCCATGACCGACGAGACCGCCCGGCGGATGGGCCGCGACCCCGACGAGTTCCGCCACGACACGGCGGCACGGGTGCCGCTACGGCGGGTCGGCTCCCCGGACGACATCGCGGGCGTCGTCGCCTTCCTGGCCGGCCCCGACGCGGCGTACATCACCGGCCAGACCATCCACGTCGACGGCGGTCATCCGTGA
- a CDS encoding SDR family NAD(P)-dependent oxidoreductase has translation MEFGLQGKKILVTGGSRGIGRGIVLAAARAGADVVTCYRQEGAAVDSLALALKETGGDHHVVRADLGVTAEVDRLADECAQRFGHLDGVINSAGVISHIPFERLAVDEWHRVLDTNLTAVYRLVQRTLPLLGEGSSVVNVGSRGAAAGIPLRAHYTATKAALIGLTRSLAKELGGRGIRVNVLAPGVIETEAMDAMPPERAQGLRDMYAGKTALGRLGTVEEVAAVALFLVSDLSSYVTGETINVDGGI, from the coding sequence GTGGAGTTCGGGTTGCAAGGCAAAAAGATCCTGGTCACGGGGGGATCCCGGGGCATCGGCCGGGGTATCGTCCTGGCCGCCGCCCGGGCCGGCGCCGACGTCGTCACCTGCTACCGGCAGGAGGGGGCGGCGGTCGACAGCCTCGCCCTGGCGCTCAAGGAGACCGGCGGTGACCACCACGTCGTCCGCGCCGACCTCGGCGTCACGGCGGAGGTGGACCGGCTCGCCGACGAGTGCGCGCAGCGGTTCGGCCACCTCGACGGCGTGATCAACAGCGCCGGCGTGATCAGCCACATCCCCTTCGAGCGGCTCGCCGTCGACGAGTGGCACCGGGTGCTCGACACCAACCTCACGGCGGTCTACCGGCTCGTGCAGCGCACCCTGCCGCTGCTCGGCGAAGGATCGTCGGTCGTCAACGTCGGGTCGCGGGGGGCGGCCGCGGGCATCCCGCTGCGCGCGCACTACACGGCGACGAAGGCGGCGCTCATCGGCCTGACCCGGTCACTGGCCAAGGAACTGGGCGGCCGCGGGATCCGCGTGAACGTCCTGGCGCCGGGCGTCATCGAGACCGAGGCGATGGACGCGATGCCGCCGGAGCGGGCGCAGGGACTGCGGGACATGTACGCCGGCAAGACCGCGCTGGGCCGCCTCGGCACCGTCGAGGAGGTCGCCGCCGTGGCGCTCTTCCTCGTCAGCGACCTGAGCAGCTACGTCACCGGCGAGACGATCAACGTGGACGGGGGGATCTGA
- the accD gene encoding acetyl-CoA carboxylase, carboxyltransferase subunit beta → MTTTLLRSPVGTAPWVRCEQCRALTYGKRFTRELGVCPECGRHSRLTAAERIAQLLDEDSVRPVPVPRVVEDPLHFSDDRPYRERHAEAVARTGMACGVAVVRGRIEGHPVVLAVMDFRFMGGSLGAAEGEAVTTAAETALADRVPLVVVTASGGARMQEGTLSLMQMAKTSNAYAQLDRAGLLTVTVITDPTYGGVAASFATLGDVVLAERGARMGFAGRRVIEQTIREELPEGFQTAEHLLARGLVDDVRPRVELRPALRRLLAAAGGVPAGWGDDRPDPVERDVTRLAERAAWDVVQLARDIGRPTSADHLGHLLDDFCELRGDRSGADCRAVVAGIGLLDGLPVMGIGHQKGHTTRELVAHQFGMPSPAGFRKAARAMRLAEKLGIPVVTLVDTPGAYPGVEAEENGQAVAIAENLRLMGGLRTPVVAVVTGEGGSGGALALAVADVVLMSANAVYSVISPEGCASILWRDAAAAPRAAESLGVDARSLLAHGVIDGVVPEPPGGSQQDPVAASELLHDAVTAALAGLLGRDTDELVRRRVRRFRGFGSADREGVAA, encoded by the coding sequence ATGACGACGACACTGCTGCGGTCCCCGGTGGGGACCGCCCCGTGGGTGCGGTGCGAGCAGTGCCGCGCCCTGACCTACGGCAAACGGTTCACCCGGGAGCTGGGCGTGTGCCCCGAGTGCGGCCGGCACAGCCGGCTCACCGCCGCCGAGCGGATCGCCCAACTGCTCGACGAGGACAGCGTGCGGCCGGTGCCGGTGCCGCGGGTGGTGGAGGACCCGCTGCACTTCTCCGACGACCGGCCCTACCGGGAGCGGCACGCGGAGGCGGTCGCGCGTACCGGGATGGCGTGCGGGGTCGCCGTGGTGCGCGGCCGGATCGAGGGCCACCCGGTCGTGCTGGCGGTGATGGACTTCCGGTTCATGGGCGGCAGTCTCGGCGCCGCCGAGGGGGAGGCCGTGACCACGGCCGCCGAGACGGCGCTCGCCGACCGGGTGCCGCTGGTGGTCGTGACCGCCTCCGGCGGGGCCCGGATGCAGGAGGGCACGCTGTCGCTGATGCAGATGGCGAAGACCAGCAACGCGTACGCGCAGCTGGACCGGGCCGGCCTGCTGACCGTCACAGTGATCACCGATCCGACGTACGGGGGAGTGGCGGCCTCGTTCGCCACGCTCGGCGACGTGGTGCTGGCCGAGCGCGGGGCACGGATGGGGTTCGCCGGCCGGCGGGTCATCGAGCAGACCATCCGGGAGGAGCTGCCGGAGGGCTTCCAGACGGCCGAGCACCTGCTGGCCCGTGGCCTGGTCGACGACGTACGGCCGCGGGTCGAGCTGCGGCCGGCGCTGCGGCGGCTGCTCGCCGCGGCGGGTGGCGTGCCGGCCGGGTGGGGCGACGACCGGCCCGACCCGGTGGAACGGGACGTGACACGGCTGGCGGAGCGGGCCGCGTGGGACGTCGTCCAGCTGGCGCGCGACATCGGTCGGCCCACCAGCGCCGACCACCTGGGACACCTGCTGGACGACTTCTGCGAGCTGCGCGGCGACCGCAGCGGCGCAGACTGCCGGGCGGTCGTGGCGGGGATCGGGCTGCTGGACGGGCTTCCGGTGATGGGGATCGGGCACCAGAAGGGGCACACGACCCGGGAGCTCGTCGCGCATCAGTTCGGCATGCCCTCGCCGGCCGGGTTCCGCAAGGCCGCCCGGGCGATGCGACTCGCCGAGAAGCTCGGCATCCCCGTGGTGACGCTGGTGGACACGCCCGGCGCGTACCCCGGCGTCGAGGCCGAGGAGAACGGTCAGGCGGTCGCCATCGCCGAGAACCTCCGGCTCATGGGGGGCCTGCGTACGCCGGTCGTGGCGGTGGTCACCGGCGAGGGAGGCAGCGGGGGAGCGCTCGCGCTGGCGGTGGCCGACGTCGTGCTGATGTCCGCGAACGCGGTGTACTCGGTGATCAGCCCGGAGGGGTGCGCGTCCATCCTGTGGCGGGACGCGGCAGCGGCACCGCGTGCGGCCGAGTCTCTCGGCGTCGACGCCCGGTCGCTGCTCGCCCACGGTGTGATCGACGGCGTGGTGCCGGAACCACCGGGCGGCAGCCAGCAGGATCCCGTCGCTGCCTCGGAGTTGCTGCACGACGCCGTCACCGCGGCCCTCGCCGGCCTGCTGGGCCGGGACACCGACGAGCTGGTGCGCCGCCGGGTGCGCCGGTTCCGCGGGTTCGGCAGCGCCGACCGGGAAGGGGTGGCGGCATGA